The Echinicola rosea genome has a segment encoding these proteins:
- the mscL gene encoding large-conductance mechanosensitive channel protein MscL, with the protein MGIIQEFKKFALRGNVVDLAVAVIIGGAFGKIVTSLVNDVVMPPIGLALGGVNFKELMVVLKEPSVTADGIEVAAVAIKYGAFINTIVDFVIIAFVIFMAIRTMNKLKKKEEAKPTPPPAPSKEELLLAEIRDILKEK; encoded by the coding sequence ATGGGTATTATTCAAGAGTTTAAAAAGTTTGCCCTAAGGGGGAATGTGGTTGACCTTGCTGTAGCGGTCATCATTGGAGGTGCATTTGGTAAAATCGTCACCTCTTTGGTCAATGACGTGGTCATGCCACCGATTGGATTGGCTCTTGGCGGAGTCAATTTCAAGGAACTGATGGTGGTTCTTAAGGAGCCTTCTGTGACTGCTGATGGAATAGAAGTGGCGGCAGTAGCAATCAAGTACGGTGCATTTATCAATACTATTGTTGATTTTGTGATCATTGCTTTTGTGATCTTTATGGCTATTCGCACCATGAACAAACTAAAGAAGAAAGAAGAAGCGAAACCAACTCCTCCTCCGGCTCCTTCAAAAGAGGAACTGTTGCTTGCTGAAATCAGGGATATCCTGAAGGAAAAATAG